A genomic stretch from Pseudomonas sp. MUP55 includes:
- a CDS encoding GntP family permease, with protein sequence MFGMSHESYLLLDAVVTIIGLIVLITKFKVHPFIALIIAAGFLGLTSGMPVDKIIKAFQEGFGGVLGFVGIILALGTMLGKMMAESGGADQIAQTLIRAFGKEKVQWAMMFAAFLVGIPLFFEIGFVLLIPLVFIVARRTGVSLIKIGIPLLAGLSAVHGLVPPHPGPLLAIGVFGADIGKTILYGLIVALPTAIIAGPIFGTFIAKYIPGNPSQELVDQLARETDNKSLPSFGITLVTVLLPVFLMLLKTFADIAFAEGNVVRNWMDMIGHPITALLLALLLSLYTFGHRQGIHSKQILKLLDASLAPTAAIILIIGAGGGFKQMLVTSGVGDVIGHMAVNAQINPILLAWLVAAVIRVATGSATVATITGAGIVVPVVGMIPGVNRELLVLATGAGSLILSHVNDAGFWLVKQYFNMTVAETFKTWTAMETILSVVALIFIMLLSLVV encoded by the coding sequence ATGTTTGGCATGTCCCACGAGTCCTACCTGCTGCTAGACGCAGTAGTCACTATCATCGGGTTGATCGTTCTGATCACCAAGTTCAAGGTGCACCCGTTCATCGCACTGATCATCGCGGCCGGCTTCCTCGGCCTGACCTCGGGCATGCCCGTGGACAAGATCATCAAGGCGTTCCAGGAGGGCTTCGGCGGGGTGCTCGGCTTTGTCGGCATCATCCTCGCGCTGGGTACCATGCTCGGCAAGATGATGGCCGAATCCGGCGGCGCCGATCAGATCGCCCAGACGCTGATCCGCGCCTTCGGCAAGGAAAAGGTCCAGTGGGCCATGATGTTCGCCGCGTTCCTGGTGGGCATCCCGCTGTTCTTCGAGATCGGCTTTGTGCTGCTGATCCCGCTGGTGTTCATCGTCGCGCGCCGCACCGGCGTGTCGCTGATCAAGATCGGCATCCCACTGCTCGCCGGTCTCTCGGCGGTGCACGGTCTGGTGCCGCCGCACCCGGGGCCGCTGCTGGCCATCGGCGTGTTTGGCGCGGACATCGGCAAGACCATTCTGTATGGCCTGATCGTCGCGCTGCCGACCGCCATCATCGCGGGTCCGATCTTCGGTACCTTTATCGCCAAGTACATTCCGGGTAATCCGTCCCAGGAACTGGTGGATCAACTGGCCCGCGAGACTGATAACAAATCGCTGCCAAGCTTTGGCATCACCTTGGTGACCGTGCTGCTGCCGGTGTTCCTGATGCTGCTCAAGACCTTCGCCGACATCGCGTTTGCCGAAGGCAACGTGGTGCGCAACTGGATGGACATGATCGGCCACCCGATCACCGCTCTGTTGCTGGCGTTGCTGCTGTCGCTGTACACCTTTGGCCATCGCCAGGGCATCCATTCCAAGCAGATCCTCAAACTGCTCGACGCCAGCCTTGCGCCCACCGCCGCGATCATCCTGATCATCGGTGCCGGTGGCGGCTTCAAGCAGATGCTGGTAACCAGCGGCGTGGGTGACGTGATCGGCCATATGGCGGTGAATGCACAGATCAACCCGATCCTGCTGGCATGGCTGGTGGCGGCGGTGATTCGCGTGGCCACAGGTTCGGCAACCGTGGCGACCATTACCGGCGCGGGCATCGTGGTGCCGGTGGTGGGCATGATCCCAGGGGTTAACCGCGAGCTGCTGGTGCTGGCGACGGGGGCGGGTTCATTGATCCTGTCTCACGTCAACGATGCGGGGTTCTGGCTGGTCAAGCAGTACTTCAACATGACCGTGGCCGAGACGTTCAAGACCTGGACCGCGATGGAGACCATCCTGTCGGTGGTGGCACTGATCTTCATCATGTTGCTGTCGCTGGTGGTGTAA
- a CDS encoding gluconokinase — protein sequence MSQPVTALVIMGVSGCGKSSVSEALCRLTGATAIEGDSFHPAANIEKMSAGHPLNDDDRAGWLDILCDELRRSLKAGEHPVLTCSALKKKYRDHLREAAPGLGFVFLELTREVAADRVSHRPGHFMPASLIDSQFATLESPKGEPLTLALNASEDSVEDLAAQTDTWWRKHGFEPTH from the coding sequence ATGAGTCAACCTGTTACCGCCCTGGTCATCATGGGTGTTTCCGGCTGTGGCAAGTCCAGCGTCAGTGAGGCCCTGTGCCGCCTGACCGGTGCCACCGCCATTGAAGGCGACAGCTTTCACCCCGCCGCGAACATCGAGAAGATGAGCGCCGGCCACCCCCTCAACGACGACGACCGCGCCGGCTGGCTCGACATCCTCTGTGATGAACTGCGCCGTTCGCTCAAGGCCGGTGAGCACCCGGTGCTGACCTGCTCCGCGCTGAAAAAGAAATACCGCGACCACCTGCGCGAAGCCGCGCCGGGGCTGGGTTTCGTGTTTCTGGAGCTGACCCGTGAAGTGGCCGCCGACCGTGTGTCCCATCGCCCCGGCCACTTCATGCCGGCAAGCCTCATTGACAGTCAGTTCGCCACCCTTGAATCGCCCAAGGGCGAGCCGCTGACCCTGGCCCTCAACGCCAGCGAAGACAGCGTCGAGGACCTGGCCGCGCAGACCGATACCTGGTGGCGCAAGCACGGCTTTGAACCAACTCATTAA
- a CDS encoding LacI family DNA-binding transcriptional regulator, producing the protein MMTSKNDKNTRTTGRPTLNEVARLAGVSPITASRALRGISTVAAELVEKVQRAAAELSYVVNPAARALASAQSHSVVVLVPSLSNLLFIETLEAIHQVLRPKGFEVLIGNSHYSRDEEENLLRNYMAYQPRGLLLTGFDRTESARRMVEVSNVPCVYMMDLDPNAGVNCVGFSQLAAGETAAAHLLSRGRKRLAYIGAQLDQRTLLRGEGFRRALQQAGLYDPALELLTPRPSSVGLGGELFLQLLAAHPDVDAIFFGNDDLAQGALLEAMRHGISVPERVAVLGFNDLPASSFMVPRLSSISTPREAIGRRAAEHLLTIMAGNKIAKPVVDMGFELQVREST; encoded by the coding sequence CTGATGACCTCCAAGAACGATAAAAATACCCGCACCACGGGCCGCCCCACCCTGAACGAAGTCGCCCGCCTGGCCGGCGTCAGCCCAATCACCGCCTCCCGCGCCTTGCGCGGTATCAGTACCGTCGCCGCCGAACTGGTGGAAAAAGTGCAGCGCGCCGCCGCCGAACTCAGCTACGTGGTCAACCCCGCCGCCCGCGCGCTGGCTTCGGCCCAGAGCCATTCGGTGGTGGTGCTGGTGCCGTCCTTGTCCAACCTGCTGTTTATCGAAACACTGGAAGCCATCCACCAGGTACTGCGCCCCAAGGGCTTTGAAGTGCTGATCGGCAATTCCCATTATTCGCGCGACGAAGAAGAGAACCTGCTGCGCAACTACATGGCCTACCAACCCCGCGGGTTACTGCTGACCGGGTTCGATCGCACCGAAAGCGCGCGACGGATGGTTGAGGTCAGCAACGTGCCATGCGTGTACATGATGGACCTGGACCCCAATGCCGGCGTGAACTGCGTGGGCTTCTCGCAACTGGCCGCCGGTGAAACGGCAGCCGCGCACCTGCTGTCCCGTGGGCGCAAGCGCCTGGCCTATATCGGCGCGCAGTTGGACCAGCGCACATTGCTGCGGGGTGAGGGCTTCCGCCGCGCCTTGCAACAGGCCGGCCTGTACGACCCGGCGCTGGAGTTGCTGACACCGCGCCCCTCCTCCGTCGGCCTGGGTGGCGAATTATTCTTGCAATTGCTCGCCGCCCATCCGGATGTGGATGCGATTTTCTTCGGCAACGACGACCTGGCCCAGGGCGCACTGCTCGAAGCCATGCGCCACGGCATCAGCGTGCCGGAGCGCGTGGCCGTGCTCGGCTTCAACGACCTGCCCGCCTCCTCGTTCATGGTGCCGCGCCTGAGCAGCATCAGCACACCGCGCGAAGCCATCGGCCGGCGTGCGGCGGAGCACTTGCTGACGATCATGGCCGGCAACAAGATCGCCAAACCGGTGGTGGATATGGGGTTTGAGTTGCAGGTGCGCGAGAGTACTTGA
- a CDS encoding glutathione S-transferase family protein, translating to MGHSLKILGRASSINVRKVLWTCQELGIDYVREDWGIGFKPTQSAEFLALNPNAQVPVLIDDHGVLWESNTICRYLVGLYQRTDLLPVEPAPRARVEQWIDWQAVELNRAWGDAFTALVRNNPDGLDATQIAAAVQRWNNVMGILEQQLTKTGAYVAGDEFTLADILIGLSVHRWQVTPMQRPPYPAIAAYYQRLAQHAGFRAFALDGHN from the coding sequence ATGGGACACTCACTGAAAATCTTGGGCCGCGCCTCCTCGATCAACGTACGAAAAGTACTCTGGACCTGCCAGGAACTGGGCATCGACTATGTGCGTGAAGACTGGGGCATCGGCTTCAAGCCCACCCAATCTGCCGAATTTCTTGCCTTGAACCCCAATGCCCAAGTGCCGGTGCTGATCGACGACCATGGCGTGCTGTGGGAGTCCAACACCATCTGCCGCTACCTCGTCGGCCTCTATCAACGCACCGATCTGCTGCCCGTCGAGCCCGCACCACGGGCCCGCGTCGAGCAATGGATCGACTGGCAAGCGGTCGAACTCAACCGGGCCTGGGGTGACGCGTTCACTGCGCTGGTGCGTAACAACCCCGACGGCCTGGACGCGACACAGATTGCCGCCGCCGTGCAGCGCTGGAACAACGTGATGGGCATTCTGGAACAACAGCTGACCAAGACCGGCGCTTACGTAGCGGGCGACGAATTCACCCTCGCCGACATCCTCATCGGCCTCTCGGTACATCGCTGGCAGGTCACACCCATGCAGCGTCCGCCCTACCCGGCCATTGCCGCCTACTATCAGCGGCTCGCCCAGCACGCCGGCTTCAGGGCCTTCGCGCTTGATGGTCACAATTAA